One genomic segment of [Pasteurella] aerogenes includes these proteins:
- the iolE_2 gene encoding Inosose dehydratase, with amino-acid sequence MSIKISTAPCCWGVDDPKNPYLPQWTLVLNEAHQAGYKGIELGPYGYLPIDIELVSQELQKNDLFIVAGTIFDDLVAEENQEKLQQQAHDICRLITQLPQAPQEDGQKFPTPYLVLIDWGHDERDYAAGHPDKAPRLSDTQWENMMVHTKKLAEIAKSYGVRAVIHPHAGGYIEFADEIAQVVRDIPYDLAGLCLDTGHLFYSKMDPVEYLRQYADVIDYVHFKDINLAKYHEVMQQKIRFFEACAEGVMCRIGEGCIDYAAVRDVLIHELKYQGYITVEQERDPRNSGSSLRDVKISRDNLQQIGFE; translated from the coding sequence ATGAGTATCAAAATTTCTACTGCGCCTTGTTGTTGGGGCGTTGATGATCCGAAAAATCCTTATTTGCCTCAATGGACGTTGGTGCTAAATGAAGCGCATCAAGCGGGCTATAAAGGCATTGAATTAGGACCTTATGGTTATTTGCCAATTGATATTGAATTGGTTTCACAAGAATTACAGAAAAATGATTTGTTTATTGTTGCGGGAACGATTTTTGATGATTTGGTTGCTGAAGAAAATCAGGAAAAATTGCAGCAGCAAGCGCATGATATTTGTCGCTTGATAACTCAATTACCACAAGCACCGCAAGAAGATGGACAAAAATTTCCAACGCCTTATTTGGTACTGATTGATTGGGGCCATGATGAACGGGATTATGCGGCTGGACATCCGGATAAAGCACCAAGATTATCAGATACTCAATGGGAAAATATGATGGTGCATACCAAAAAATTAGCGGAAATTGCCAAAAGTTATGGGGTACGCGCGGTTATTCATCCTCATGCGGGGGGCTATATTGAATTTGCAGATGAAATTGCACAAGTTGTTCGCGATATTCCATATGATCTGGCGGGACTTTGTTTAGATACAGGACATCTGTTCTATTCCAAAATGGATCCGGTGGAATACTTACGCCAATATGCTGATGTGATTGATTATGTGCATTTTAAAGACATTAATTTAGCAAAATATCATGAAGTGATGCAGCAAAAAATCCGTTTTTTTGAAGCCTGCGCTGAGGGGGTTATGTGTCGTATCGGAGAAGGCTGCATTGATTATGCCGCAGTGCGTGATGTGTTAATACATGAATTAAAATATCAAGGTTATATTACGGTTGAACAAGAGCGAGATCCACGTAATTCGGGGTCAAGTTTGCGCGATGTAAAAATCAGTCGTGATAATTTGCAGCAGATTGGTTTTGAATAA
- the ydgJ_1 gene encoding oxidoreductase YdgJ has protein sequence MIKVGIIGAGRIGRVHSESITKYVKGAEIKAISDVRVTDELKTWAQGMGIPHVYEDYNQILQDPEIDAVLVCSSTNTHAPISIAAAKAGKHIFCEKPIDADVGRIKEVLEEVKKAGVKFQVGFNRRFDHNFKAIKTRVANGDIGEPHLIRVTSRDPDAPPIEYVKVSGGMFFDMTIHDFDMVRYLSGSEVTEVYAAGGVLVNPEIGKAGDIDTAVITLKLANGAIAVIDNSRKAVYGYDQRAEVFGSKGAVQTRNDTDSTAVYSCEAGVIAEKPKYFFLERYMQSFADEMACFVDSVVNDKPTLVNGNDGLQPVLIAIAAKKSLDEGRPVKLSEIA, from the coding sequence ATGATTAAAGTAGGTATTATTGGTGCTGGTCGTATTGGTCGTGTTCATTCAGAAAGTATTACTAAATATGTGAAAGGGGCAGAAATTAAAGCGATTTCTGATGTCCGTGTGACTGATGAACTAAAAACATGGGCGCAAGGAATGGGAATTCCTCATGTTTATGAAGATTACAATCAAATTTTACAAGATCCTGAGATTGATGCGGTATTAGTATGTTCATCAACCAATACTCATGCGCCGATTTCTATTGCGGCAGCGAAAGCGGGTAAACATATTTTCTGTGAAAAACCGATTGATGCAGATGTCGGCCGTATCAAAGAAGTATTAGAGGAAGTGAAAAAAGCAGGCGTAAAATTCCAAGTGGGCTTTAATCGTCGTTTTGATCATAACTTTAAAGCAATTAAAACTCGTGTTGCTAATGGAGATATTGGTGAACCACATTTAATTCGTGTTACCTCTCGCGATCCAGATGCTCCGCCAATTGAATATGTAAAAGTTTCCGGCGGTATGTTCTTTGATATGACCATTCATGATTTTGATATGGTTCGTTATCTTTCCGGTAGCGAAGTCACTGAAGTTTATGCGGCAGGGGGCGTATTAGTTAACCCTGAGATTGGAAAAGCTGGTGATATTGATACTGCAGTGATTACATTAAAACTTGCCAATGGGGCGATTGCGGTAATTGATAATAGTCGTAAAGCCGTTTATGGTTATGATCAACGTGCTGAGGTTTTCGGTTCAAAAGGTGCTGTACAAACGCGTAACGACACGGATTCTACCGCGGTTTATTCTTGTGAAGCCGGTGTGATCGCAGAGAAACCGAAATATTTCTTCTTGGAACGTTATATGCAATCTTTTGCAGACGAAATGGCGTGTTTTGTTGACTCTGTAGTCAATGATAAGCCGACTTTAGTCAATGGTAACGATGGATTACAACCGGTATTAATTGCCATTGCCGCGAAAAAATCACTGGATGAAGGACGTCCAGTAAAATTGAGCGAAATTGCTTAA
- the ydgJ_2 gene encoding oxidoreductase YdgJ, producing the protein MIYGEKRVERPIRWAMVGGGRGSQIGYIHRSAALRDFCFELVAGAFDLDPARGRDFGKNLHVAEDRCYADYKTMFAEEAKRADGIEAVSIATPNGTHFEICKAALEAGLHVICEKPLCFTYAEAKVLEALAEKQQRIVGITYGYSGHQVIEEARRLIADGTLGEIRIVNMQFAHGFHNVAVEQNAASTKWRVDPKMAGPSYVLGDLGTHPLFLSEVMLPQLKIKRLLCSRQSFVKSRAPLEDNAMTLMEYDNGAVGTLWSCCVNAGSMHGQKIRVIGEKASIEWWDEQPNQLRLEIQGEPVRILERGMGYLHDSALQEDRIGGGHPEGLFEAWSNLYARFAEAIVAKEQGKTYDFWYPDIHAGVEGVRWVEKCVQSADLGGVWVDYNE; encoded by the coding sequence ATGATTTATGGTGAAAAACGGGTAGAACGTCCCATTCGTTGGGCGATGGTCGGTGGTGGGCGTGGCAGCCAAATTGGATATATTCATCGTTCCGCCGCATTACGGGATTTTTGTTTTGAATTAGTGGCGGGGGCATTTGATCTTGATCCTGCTCGCGGTCGGGATTTTGGTAAAAATTTGCACGTGGCAGAAGATCGTTGCTATGCGGATTATAAAACCATGTTTGCAGAGGAGGCAAAACGCGCTGACGGAATTGAAGCTGTATCTATCGCCACACCTAATGGAACGCATTTTGAAATTTGTAAAGCTGCATTGGAAGCGGGGCTACACGTAATTTGTGAAAAACCGCTATGTTTTACTTATGCGGAGGCGAAGGTGTTGGAAGCCTTGGCAGAGAAACAACAACGTATTGTTGGGATTACTTATGGTTATTCCGGGCATCAAGTCATCGAAGAAGCGCGACGTCTGATTGCCGATGGAACCCTCGGGGAAATTCGTATTGTAAATATGCAGTTTGCACATGGGTTTCACAACGTTGCGGTAGAACAAAACGCTGCGAGTACCAAGTGGCGGGTAGATCCGAAAATGGCTGGACCAAGTTATGTTCTAGGCGATCTTGGTACACATCCGCTGTTTCTTTCAGAAGTAATGTTGCCGCAGTTGAAAATTAAACGTCTGCTTTGCTCTAGACAAAGTTTTGTCAAAAGCCGCGCGCCATTGGAAGATAATGCCATGACTTTAATGGAATATGATAATGGTGCGGTGGGGACATTATGGTCTTGTTGTGTCAATGCGGGATCCATGCATGGGCAAAAAATTCGAGTGATCGGCGAAAAAGCCAGTATTGAGTGGTGGGATGAACAACCTAATCAGTTACGCCTTGAAATACAAGGAGAACCGGTACGAATTTTGGAGCGCGGTATGGGGTATTTGCATGACAGTGCCTTACAAGAAGATCGTATCGGTGGCGGACATCCGGAAGGTTTGTTTGAAGCATGGTCAAACCTTTACGCTCGTTTTGCTGAGGCAATCGTAGCTAAAGAACAGGGTAAAACTTACGACTTTTGGTACCCGGATATTCATGCGGGTGTTGAGGGGGTTCGTTGGGTGGAAAAATGTGTTCAATCGGCGGATTTAGGTGGCGTTTGGGTCGATTACAACGAGTAA
- the hpaA_1 gene encoding protein HpaA — translation MLQYFLEENKFSIFENNRLPQLLYLCNTETMQQNFPRALHKHDDRLEIVFIVKGRGIHLIGDVKYHTKAGDILIFNRDVIHDEMAEVNSDMVVYCCGIKELHIKGMEKNRLFDIDSPAVISSGDKHDMIEQLLAIMFLQIKENGNKASETCRYLLSTLLTLIVKLPRETIKTIPYKKLTLVEQVKQYLDAHYAENITLDNLAFRFNLSPYYLSHLFKQETHFSPIHYLIRRRIGEAQSLLTYTNYSISKIAGLVGYDNANYFSTLFTKMIGISPSLYRTSWVGEKRS, via the coding sequence ATGTTGCAATATTTTTTAGAAGAAAACAAATTCTCGATTTTTGAAAACAATCGCCTACCGCAACTGCTTTATTTATGCAATACCGAAACGATGCAACAAAATTTTCCACGCGCGTTGCATAAACATGATGATCGTCTTGAAATCGTTTTTATTGTCAAAGGTCGAGGTATCCATTTAATAGGCGATGTTAAATATCATACTAAAGCAGGTGATATTTTAATTTTTAACCGAGATGTCATTCATGATGAAATGGCGGAAGTAAATTCCGATATGGTAGTTTATTGCTGTGGTATCAAAGAGTTGCATATTAAAGGAATGGAAAAAAACCGACTTTTTGATATTGATTCGCCAGCAGTTATCTCTAGTGGCGATAAGCACGACATGATTGAACAACTTTTAGCGATCATGTTTTTACAAATTAAAGAAAATGGAAATAAAGCCAGTGAAACCTGTCGTTATCTACTGTCAACTTTATTAACGCTTATTGTAAAATTACCTCGCGAAACAATCAAAACGATCCCTTATAAAAAACTGACGTTAGTTGAACAGGTCAAACAATATTTAGATGCACATTATGCAGAAAATATCACGTTGGATAATTTGGCTTTTCGTTTTAATTTAAGTCCTTATTACCTTTCTCATCTTTTTAAGCAAGAAACTCACTTTTCGCCTATTCACTATTTAATTCGGCGGCGTATTGGCGAAGCGCAATCACTATTGACTTACACCAATTACAGCATCAGCAAAATCGCAGGTTTAGTCGGCTATGACAATGCCAACTATTTTAGTACGTTATTTACGAAAATGATTGGAATTTCGCCAAGTTTATATCGCACGTCTTGGGTGGGAGAGAAACGTAGTTAA
- the scrA gene encoding PTS system sucrose-specific transporter subunit IIBC has protein sequence MNFPKIAQQVIEKLGGKENINALAHCATRLRIVVNDESKIDKEAIENIEGVKGQFSVSGQYQIIFGSGTVNKVHTEMSNLLNMGDMTKNEVAAASAEKQNILQRLIKGLADIFIPIIPAIVAGGLLMGIYSVLTSQYESLGHKSVIELYPQYKDLSELVNMLANAPFVFLPVLLGFSATRKFGGNPFLGATLGMILVHPALTADGWNYAKILAEGHMTYWNVFGLSIERAGYQGTVIPVIIAAWVLATLEKAFRKVVPSALDNLLTPLLSIFITGFLALTVIGPFGREAGALLSTGLTWLYDSFGFIGGAIFGTFYAPIVITGMHQTFLAVETQLLASVGLTFIFPIAAMSNVAQGAACLAVALVNKDPKVRGLAIPSGISAILGISEPAMFGVNLRYRYPFIAAMVGSGLASAFIAYNGVKSVGLGAAGLPAIPSIQAQSMLAFSIGLLISFITAFVLTMILATRSKSK, from the coding sequence ATGAATTTCCCTAAAATTGCCCAGCAGGTCATTGAAAAGCTTGGTGGAAAAGAAAATATCAATGCCTTAGCCCATTGCGCCACAAGATTGCGGATTGTGGTTAACGATGAAAGTAAAATTGATAAAGAAGCCATTGAGAACATTGAAGGCGTTAAAGGACAGTTTTCGGTTTCCGGTCAATACCAAATTATTTTTGGTTCTGGAACGGTGAATAAAGTGCATACGGAAATGTCTAATTTGCTCAATATGGGCGATATGACCAAAAATGAAGTAGCAGCTGCCAGTGCGGAAAAACAGAATATATTACAACGCCTTATCAAAGGGTTAGCAGATATTTTTATCCCAATAATTCCAGCGATCGTTGCCGGCGGTTTGCTAATGGGGATTTATAGTGTCCTTACGTCGCAATATGAAAGTTTGGGTCACAAATCAGTTATTGAATTGTATCCACAATACAAAGATTTATCCGAATTGGTGAATATGTTGGCGAATGCGCCATTCGTTTTTTTGCCGGTTTTGCTGGGGTTTTCGGCAACCCGAAAATTTGGTGGCAACCCGTTTTTGGGCGCGACTTTGGGCATGATTTTAGTCCATCCAGCGCTTACCGCAGATGGTTGGAATTACGCGAAGATTTTAGCCGAAGGACATATGACCTATTGGAATGTTTTCGGTTTAAGTATCGAACGTGCCGGTTACCAAGGGACTGTCATCCCTGTGATTATTGCCGCGTGGGTGCTAGCTACTTTGGAAAAAGCGTTCCGTAAAGTGGTGCCTTCTGCCTTGGATAATCTGCTTACCCCATTATTATCAATTTTTATTACAGGCTTCTTAGCCTTAACTGTTATTGGTCCGTTTGGGCGTGAGGCGGGGGCATTGTTAAGTACAGGATTAACCTGGTTATATGATTCCTTCGGCTTTATTGGCGGCGCGATTTTCGGGACCTTTTATGCGCCTATTGTGATTACTGGTATGCACCAAACTTTCTTAGCGGTAGAAACACAATTATTGGCAAGTGTCGGCTTAACCTTTATTTTCCCGATTGCAGCGATGTCAAATGTAGCACAAGGGGCGGCTTGCTTGGCGGTTGCATTGGTTAATAAAGATCCGAAAGTACGCGGATTGGCGATTCCTTCTGGCATTAGTGCAATTTTAGGTATTTCCGAACCGGCAATGTTTGGGGTAAATTTACGTTATCGTTACCCATTTATTGCCGCTATGGTAGGCTCAGGTCTTGCGAGTGCGTTTATTGCGTATAATGGCGTGAAATCCGTTGGTTTAGGCGCCGCCGGATTACCAGCAATCCCGTCTATCCAAGCACAAAGTATGTTGGCTTTTTCTATCGGTTTATTAATTTCCTTCATCACCGCCTTTGTTCTCACCATGATATTGGCAACGAGATCTAAATCGAAATAA
- the ilvG_1 gene encoding acetolactate synthase isozyme 2 large subunit, whose protein sequence is MKTVRLTVAQALVKFLDNQYIEFDGKVTKFVEGIFSIFGHGNVLGMGQALEQDRGGLIVRQGRNEQGMAHVAMGFAKQKLRKQIYACTSSVGPGAANMITAAATATANRIPLLLLPGDVFATRQPDPVLQQIEQTHDLSISTNDAFRAVSKYWDRVSRPEQLMSACINAMRVLTDPAETGAVTIALPQDVQAEAYDFPESFLQKRIHRIERTLPTEPMLQDALALIQSKKKPLIICGGGVRYSEAAEQLKAFAETYRIPFAETQAGKSAVISEHELNVGGVGETGCLSANLLAKEADLVIGIGTRYTDFTTSSKWIFQNPDVAYLNINVARFDAYKLDGVQVTADAKETLQKLTALLATTGYQAQWGNQIAEAKKQFAQELDRVYHATYTGKDFVPEVDDRLNRDAVFAEFIEMTKSCLTQSRVLGILNETLGENDVIVGAAGSLPGDLQRTWQSKGVNTYHLEYGYSCMGYEIAASLGAKLAEPQRDVYTLLGDGSYMMLHSELVTSIQEKKKINVVLFDNMTNGCINNLQIGNGMDSFGTEFRFRNEQTNQLDGAFVPVDFAMNAASYGCKTYKVTNEEELRFALEDAKKQTVSTLIDVKVLPKTMVHGYGSWWHVGVAAVSEKETIREAYENSVKRIDEARRY, encoded by the coding sequence ATGAAAACCGTCAGACTTACTGTAGCACAAGCATTAGTAAAATTTCTTGATAATCAATATATTGAATTTGATGGTAAGGTCACTAAATTTGTAGAAGGTATTTTTAGTATTTTTGGACATGGAAATGTACTGGGAATGGGACAAGCTCTGGAACAAGATCGTGGCGGTCTTATTGTTCGACAAGGACGTAATGAGCAAGGAATGGCGCATGTGGCGATGGGATTTGCCAAACAAAAATTGCGTAAGCAAATTTATGCTTGTACCTCGTCTGTAGGTCCGGGGGCAGCAAATATGATTACTGCTGCGGCGACTGCCACTGCTAACCGTATTCCACTTCTATTATTGCCGGGTGATGTGTTTGCAACTCGCCAACCCGATCCGGTTTTACAACAAATTGAGCAAACCCATGATTTAAGTATTAGTACGAATGATGCTTTTCGAGCGGTCAGTAAATACTGGGATCGCGTAAGTCGTCCGGAACAATTGATGAGTGCTTGTATTAATGCCATGCGTGTATTGACAGATCCGGCAGAAACTGGTGCGGTAACCATTGCTTTACCGCAAGATGTACAAGCAGAAGCTTATGATTTCCCTGAATCCTTTTTACAAAAACGTATTCATCGGATTGAACGTACATTACCGACAGAACCGATGTTACAAGATGCATTAGCGTTAATTCAAAGCAAGAAAAAACCGTTGATTATTTGTGGTGGTGGCGTGCGTTATTCTGAAGCGGCGGAGCAATTAAAAGCTTTCGCTGAAACTTATCGTATTCCATTTGCTGAAACCCAGGCGGGAAAAAGTGCGGTGATTTCTGAGCATGAATTAAATGTTGGTGGTGTGGGAGAAACGGGTTGCTTATCTGCAAATTTACTTGCTAAAGAGGCGGATTTAGTGATTGGTATCGGTACTCGATATACCGACTTTACGACTTCTTCCAAATGGATTTTCCAAAATCCAGATGTTGCCTATTTGAACATTAATGTGGCACGTTTTGATGCGTATAAGTTGGATGGTGTACAAGTGACGGCGGATGCGAAAGAAACTTTACAAAAATTAACCGCACTTTTAGCTACAACCGGTTATCAAGCACAATGGGGTAATCAAATTGCAGAGGCGAAAAAACAATTTGCACAAGAGTTGGATCGCGTTTATCACGCAACTTATACCGGCAAAGATTTTGTGCCGGAAGTAGATGACCGTTTAAACCGTGATGCGGTATTTGCCGAATTTATTGAAATGACAAAATCCTGTTTAACGCAAAGTCGGGTGTTAGGTATTTTAAATGAAACCTTAGGTGAAAATGATGTAATTGTTGGGGCAGCGGGTAGTCTTCCTGGCGATTTACAACGTACATGGCAATCAAAAGGTGTTAATACCTATCATCTTGAATATGGTTATTCTTGTATGGGATATGAGATTGCGGCATCGTTAGGTGCGAAATTAGCAGAGCCGCAACGTGATGTTTATACTTTGTTGGGTGATGGTTCTTACATGATGTTGCATTCTGAATTGGTGACATCTATTCAAGAGAAGAAAAAAATTAATGTGGTGTTATTTGACAATATGACCAACGGTTGTATTAATAATTTACAAATCGGTAATGGAATGGACAGTTTTGGTACGGAATTCCGTTTTAGAAACGAGCAAACCAACCAACTGGACGGGGCTTTTGTGCCGGTAGATTTTGCTATGAATGCCGCTTCTTACGGTTGTAAAACCTATAAAGTCACTAATGAAGAAGAGTTGCGCTTTGCGTTGGAAGATGCGAAAAAACAAACAGTTTCCACGTTAATTGATGTAAAAGTCTTGCCAAAAACGATGGTACATGGTTATGGCAGTTGGTGGCACGTGGGGGTGGCGGCGGTTTCTGAAAAAGAAACGATTCGCGAAGCCTATGAAAATTCGGTGAAACGAATTGATGAAGCAAGACGTTATTAA
- the iolE_1 gene encoding Inosose dehydratase, with the protein MKAENVKLGIAPIGWTNDDLPELGSENTFEQCVSEMALAGYVGCEVGNKYPRDVAVLKHKLDVRGIQICNAWFSTFFVDGKKEETIAEFIKHRDFLHAMGAKVIGCSEQSRSIQGQKKAIFKEKTVFTEAEWQLLAEGYNELAKLAAEKGMKVSLHHHMGTGIQTPEEIDKYMEMTNDDVYLLFDSGHIYYSEGSQEVMLQVLEKYVDRIVHVHLKDVRDEVVAEVKANDLSFLEGVKKGTFTVPGDGVIDFKPIFDILEKHNYKGWMVVEAEQDPALANPFEYAVKGRKYIREVAGV; encoded by the coding sequence ATGAAAGCTGAAAACGTGAAATTGGGCATTGCGCCAATTGGTTGGACCAATGATGATTTGCCTGAGTTAGGTTCGGAGAATACCTTTGAACAATGTGTAAGTGAGATGGCTTTAGCCGGTTATGTCGGGTGTGAAGTGGGTAATAAATATCCGCGCGATGTAGCTGTGTTGAAACATAAACTTGATGTTCGTGGTATTCAAATTTGTAATGCTTGGTTTAGTACGTTCTTTGTTGATGGTAAAAAAGAAGAAACAATCGCTGAATTTATTAAGCATCGCGATTTTTTACATGCGATGGGAGCGAAAGTGATCGGTTGTTCCGAACAAAGTCGAAGTATTCAAGGTCAGAAAAAAGCGATCTTCAAAGAAAAAACCGTTTTCACTGAAGCCGAATGGCAATTATTGGCTGAAGGTTATAATGAATTGGCTAAATTAGCTGCTGAAAAAGGCATGAAAGTCTCTTTACATCACCATATGGGAACAGGTATCCAAACACCGGAAGAAATTGATAAATATATGGAAATGACAAATGATGATGTGTATTTGTTATTCGATTCCGGTCATATTTACTACTCTGAAGGCAGCCAAGAAGTGATGTTGCAAGTATTGGAGAAATATGTGGATCGTATCGTACACGTACACTTAAAAGATGTGCGTGATGAAGTCGTGGCAGAAGTGAAAGCCAACGATTTGAGTTTCTTGGAAGGGGTGAAAAAAGGAACCTTTACTGTTCCGGGAGACGGTGTAATTGATTTTAAACCGATTTTCGATATTTTAGAAAAACACAATTACAAAGGATGGATGGTCGTTGAAGCTGAACAGGATCCGGCACTTGCCAATCCGTTCGAATATGCGGTGAAAGGTCGTAAATACATTCGTGAAGTTGCAGGAGTTTAA
- the arcB gene encoding sensor histidine kinase-like protein, which produces MRSLRYFAQKYVEWVVRLGKLKFSLLGICVLAIFALCTQIVISLSIIGRIYWDDIVRSIIFGLISAPFVIYFFTLLVEKLEKSRLDLSKLVGNLRKEVSERVAAERKLSVALSDLEKNHRDKTALMATISHELRTPLNGIIGLSQILLDGQLSDQQRNYLKTINVSAISLGHIFSDIIDLQKIDAQSIKLNLKEVDVYSFLNDITNFATLLAEQKRLHFDFYFAENLPHWLMLDRARLSQVLWNLINNAVKFTLKGRIRLDVKRVSETEYAFSISDTGIGIPAEELDNIFTMYYQVKSSEHKSGGSGIGLAVSKTIAQLMGGDLKAYSEYGSGSTFTLTIRAEEVNKPYDTQASGPQAMTILLVEDIEVNVIVAKSLLEKLGHNVDVAMTGKDAIQKFEQNYYDLVLLDIQLPDMSGFDVAAHLRRNYEEGAYDFLPPLVAFTANVMQDKSEYLQKGMDDVLRKPISLDELAQCFSSHFDETFALDVPQPAPETFDDEIVDYAMIKELVDILGGEFVYKNLMLFKETMPSYLAELSQAYQIYRQDHQTHQEVASIAHKIKGAAASIGLKRLQKVASEAQNSELPKWEVHIDDWVNELTQSWLNDVEELATWLNKIGK; this is translated from the coding sequence ATGAGAAGTTTAAGATATTTTGCACAAAAATACGTTGAATGGGTGGTTCGTTTAGGGAAATTGAAATTCTCGTTATTAGGGATTTGTGTTCTTGCTATTTTTGCGCTTTGTACTCAAATCGTTATCAGCTTGAGTATTATCGGACGAATTTACTGGGATGATATTGTCCGTTCTATCATATTCGGTTTAATTTCCGCGCCTTTCGTTATTTATTTCTTTACGCTGTTAGTTGAAAAATTAGAAAAATCGCGCCTTGATTTATCTAAATTAGTTGGAAATTTAAGAAAAGAGGTCTCTGAACGTGTAGCGGCGGAGCGAAAATTATCCGTTGCACTAAGCGATCTGGAAAAAAATCATCGAGATAAGACCGCACTTATGGCGACGATTAGCCATGAATTAAGAACGCCGCTGAACGGAATTATCGGCTTAAGTCAAATATTACTTGATGGACAATTGAGTGATCAGCAACGTAACTATTTGAAAACTATCAATGTTAGCGCGATTTCTCTTGGGCATATTTTTAGCGACATTATTGATTTACAAAAAATTGATGCGCAAAGCATTAAATTAAATCTAAAAGAAGTGGATGTATATAGTTTTTTAAATGATATTACCAATTTTGCAACTCTCTTAGCAGAACAAAAACGGTTGCATTTTGATTTTTATTTTGCGGAAAATTTACCGCATTGGTTAATGCTGGATCGCGCAAGACTAAGTCAGGTTTTGTGGAATTTGATTAATAATGCGGTGAAATTTACCCTCAAAGGTCGTATTCGTTTAGATGTGAAACGTGTTTCTGAAACGGAATATGCCTTTTCTATTTCGGACACGGGGATTGGTATTCCGGCGGAAGAGTTGGATAATATTTTCACCATGTACTATCAAGTTAAATCCAGCGAACACAAATCCGGTGGAAGTGGTATCGGGCTTGCGGTGTCAAAAACCATTGCGCAATTAATGGGTGGCGATCTTAAAGCTTATAGCGAATATGGTAGCGGTTCCACATTTACGTTGACCATTCGTGCAGAGGAAGTGAATAAGCCATACGATACGCAGGCTTCAGGACCACAAGCAATGACGATTTTGTTGGTTGAAGATATTGAAGTCAATGTGATTGTGGCGAAATCACTATTGGAAAAATTGGGGCATAATGTTGATGTGGCGATGACCGGTAAGGACGCGATTCAAAAATTTGAACAAAATTATTATGACTTGGTTTTATTGGATATTCAACTTCCTGATATGTCCGGCTTTGATGTTGCAGCACATTTACGTCGTAATTATGAGGAAGGGGCGTATGACTTTTTACCGCCATTGGTGGCGTTTACTGCCAACGTTATGCAAGATAAATCCGAATATTTACAGAAAGGTATGGATGATGTGTTGCGTAAACCGATTTCATTAGATGAATTAGCGCAATGTTTTTCTTCACATTTTGATGAGACTTTTGCCTTGGATGTACCGCAGCCGGCACCAGAAACTTTCGATGATGAAATTGTAGATTATGCGATGATTAAAGAGTTGGTTGATATTTTGGGTGGGGAATTTGTGTATAAGAATTTGATGTTGTTTAAAGAAACGATGCCAAGTTACCTTGCAGAATTATCTCAAGCGTATCAAATCTATCGGCAAGATCATCAAACACATCAAGAAGTGGCTTCTATTGCACATAAAATTAAGGGGGCAGCAGCATCTATCGGGTTGAAACGTCTGCAAAAAGTAGCATCCGAAGCGCAAAATTCAGAATTGCCGAAATGGGAAGTTCACATTGATGATTGGGTTAACGAACTTACACAATCTTGGCTTAATGATGTAGAAGAATTAGCCACTTGGTTAAATAAAATTGGCAAGTAA